The genomic interval TCTTTGGAGCTTTTCTTACAGAGTTTTTAAAGTGCACATTTCCATATCCACCTTTTCCACCTTTTAGTAAAACTCTTTGCTCACCGTTTACATTCATATCAAGAATTAATTTTCCTGTTGTGAAGTCTCTAACTTGTGTCCCAACTGGAACTTTAATAATTAAATCTTCACCTTTTTTTCCATACATTTGTTTCTTTTGTCCATTTTCTCCATTTTGAGCTTTAAATAATTTCTTAAATTTAAAGTCAATAAGAGTGTTGATATTGGAATCAGCTACGAAGACTACATCTCCACCTTTTCCTCCATCTCCACCATCTGGACCTCCAAATTGAATAAATTTTTCTCTTCTAAAAGCTGCTGAACCGTCTCCACCATTCCCAGCTTTAACTGTTATAATAACTTCATCTATAAACATTATTTACCTCACTTTTTTAAATTTTATAATAAAAAGAATATTTCTAAACAGGCTATTGTGATGTCCATTAATATTGAAAGAGCCTTTGTGGAGCTCTTGAAATATTAATGGCTGGCAAGTAGCTAATTAAAAATTTAAGTTAATTATAAATTTTTTCATTCTTTTTATTATACCAAATTTTTTATACATCTGCTATTTTATTTTTCAACAAACTTCAATTCTGATGACAACAAATTATCATTTTCATAATTAAGAATCAAATGAAAAAAAGGAGCATCTTTTTCTAACAATTCTAAAAAAATTCTATCCCCCTCCCAAAGATTTAACTTATATATTTCAGATTTATCTATCCATTTTAAATCCCCCTCTGAACATTCTTGGATTTCTCCAGAAAAATTTTTAGAAGTATATAAATACATATCTAGTGGCTCATCTTCATTATAATTAAAAATTACTATGCCTCTATGAACATAATCTATTAAATCTAGTCCTGTTTCTTCTTTTACCTCTCTTATTAGGCATTGCTCAGGAGTTTCACCTTTTTCTAATTTTCCTCCCACTCCTAACCATTTATTTTTATTTATATCATTTTCTTTTTTTGTTCTATGTAACATAAGATATTTATTTTCTTTTTCCAAATAACATAGGGTTGTTATCATATATTTCCTCCCTTACAAAACACTTCAAATTCTTCCTGCCAATTATTAGAAATATGCTCAAAGTAAAATTCAAAAGTTTTTTCTAAATTTTCTTCAACAAATTTTATAATTTCATTGTAGTTATTATTTGCTTGAGCCTCATTTAAACTATTGGAATATTCTAATCTATCTTCATTTTTTATTATACAGATAGGATATCCTGCTTTCATAAGCTCAAAGTTCATTATCAATCTACCTGTTCTTCCATTTCCATCAGAAAAAGGATGTATTTTTTCAAAATTAGCATGAAATTTAGCTATCTTTTCAATAGCATTTTCAGTTGAAGAAAAATAATCTTTTAAAATTTTTTCTAAATCTTCTTCCACAAAAATAGGATCAGAGGTCTCAAAAGTTGAACCCACTATCTTGTTTTTAAATTTTTTAAATTGCCCAGCAATCTCAGGATCAACTGGCCCCAAAATAAGACTATGAAATTCTTTAATAAGTCTAGGAGATAAAACTTCATTTTCTTTAATTATATTATTTAAAAAGTTAATAGCATATTCTTGTCCTTTTACTTCAAGATGATCTTTTAGAGGTTTCCCTTTTACAGTTACTCCGTATTCTAATATAACTTCTGTTTCCTGTCTTGTAAGTGAATTCCCTTCAATAGCATTAGTATTATATATAAAATCATTTCTTAAAGTATTTTCTATTCTGGAAAGTATAGATTTTTGAATAGGTCTTTTTGAGTTTAAAAAACTTTTATAAAGTTCTATTTTTTTCATTTTTTCTCCTTATTTTCAAATATTATTTTTATTATATCACATAATTTAAGAATTTCCCCATACTTCTCAAGACGAATCTTTTTTAGTTATTAGGAAGTGAAAAAAGCAAATATATAGTATTGTAAATACTATTAAAATCTGTTATTATTAGGGAGTATCTATGTATTAAAAAGGGAGAGATAAAAATGATTTTAGAGGGATTAGCAGCATTATTTGGATTAGCTTTATTATCAGGGAGTGATAAAGAGGAGAAAAAAAAGAAATTAATAAAAAAAGAAAAAAAAGAAATTGCCCAAAAAATGATAGGCTTATTAAAAATTGCTTTAGAAGAAAAAATGGAAAAAAGGGGAGAGTATTTTGAAAAGAACTTAAAAGAGCAATATAATAATATAAAAATAAAAATTGATAATTTACTAAAAGAAAAAGAAAAATATAAAGGATTAAAATTCTATATAAATAATTTTAAATATAAAAAATATATTTCAAAATTTGAAAAATTAAAAGATGATTTTAAAGTTTTTAATGAATATTTTGATATTATAGAGGACTATCAAGAATATGTGGAAAAATTAAATAATCTTTTTCTATCTGAAGAAGAACTTAAAATTTTAAATCAAGAATATGTAGAAAAAGAATTAAATAAAAATAAAGAATTTTTTTCTAATATAGATGAAAAATCTTTAGATGAACAGCAAAGAAAAGCAATAGTTATAGATGAAGATAATAACCTTATAGTAGCAGGAGCTGGTTCAGGAAAGACATTAACAATTTCTGGAAAAGTTAAATATTTAGTTGAAAAAAAGAATATAGATCCTAAAGATATTCTTTTAATAACATTTACAAAAAGTGCAGCCAAAGAAATGACAGAAAGAGTAAATAAAGTAGGGATTGAAGTAGAGGCTACTACATTTCATTCATTGGGGCTAAAAATTTCAGGTTATCTAGAAAATAAAGAATATGAAGTTTTAGCAAAATCTTATAAAATTTTGAGTGATAAAACAATAAAAAATATATTGTCTAATAGCGATGAAACAATAGATGCTTTACTGGAATATAGTAGTTACTATGTGAAAGATAATGAAACTATTTTAGATGAAAAATTTAAAACCAAGAGTGATTACTTATATACATTAAATGACTTATATACATTAAGAGAAAAAACTAAAAATAATCTATATGAATGTATTCTAAAATTTAAAGCATTGTTCTACAAAAAATTTAAAAAAACTGAGGGTTTTTCAAAAGAATATTGTCTTAATTTACTAAATACATTGCCAAATACAAAAATGATAATTGAGTTATTTAATGAATTAAAGAGACAATATTTCAATTTTAATGAAAAAGAACTAAATGATATTAAAGTTTTTTTAGATACTATGAAGAATGAATATAAAAATCCAAAAGATTTTTTTGAATATTTATTTTTAAATGAAAAATTAAAAAGTTACAATGGGATTGAAGTAAAAAGTCAAGAAGAAAGAAGTATTTCAAATTTTTTATTTTTAAATGGAATAAAATTTAAATATGAAACATTATACAAAAATGGTGAATATATAAAACCTGAAAATAGTTATAAAACAATAAGAGGCTATACTCCAGATTTCTACCTTCCAGAATATGATATTTATATAGAACATTTTGGTGTAGATAGTGATATGAAAGCACATCAATATACAGAAAGTGAAAATAAAAATTATGAAAAAGCAATAAAGTGGAAAAGAGAAACTCACAAATTAAATGGAACAGATTTAATAGAAACTTATTCTTTTTATCAAAAAGAAGGTATTTTAAATAAAAAATTGGAAGAAGAGTTAAAGAAAAGAGGTGTAAAATTTAATCCTTTAACAAAAGAAGAAAAAAAATTATTGTTGATGATAAATAGCAATGATGAAGAGTTTTCAGCATTTTGTAAGTTAGTAAATACATTTTTAACTCTTTTTAAAGCTAAAAATTTAAAAAAAGGTGATTTGTTAAAATTTAAAGATGAAGCAATGAAAGAAAATTTTTATACAAGTCGAAAGCATTTACTATTTTTTAAAATGTTTGAACCACTATATGATTATTATAATGAGAAATTAAAAGAAAATAAACAAATTGACTTTAATGATATGATAAATAAAGCCATTGATAATTTAAATAATAATTCAATAGAAATTATTAAGAAAAACAGTCTAAACTATAAATATATTATTATTGATGAATTTCAAGATACTTCAATATCAAAATTTAAATTAGTAAAGTCCATACGCGATAAAATGAAAGAATGTAAAATTTTTACAGTTGGTGATGATTGGCAGTCTATTTATAGATTTGCAGGTTCAGATATATCAATTTTTACTGAATTTGAAAAATATTTTGGAAAAACAGAAGTAAGTTTTATAGAAAAGACTTATAGAAATTCTCAAGAACTAATTGATGTCGCTCAAAATTTTATTATGAAAAATGAAAATCAATTAAAGAAAAATCTAAAATCAGATAAGAGTTTGGCTAATCCTTTATTGTTAAAGAAAATCGATAAAAAAGATAAAGATAAAATAGTATTCGATATCTTAAAAACTATAGCCAAAGAGAATCTGAATAAGAAAAGAGAGGTGTTAATTTTAGCAAGAAATAAATATAGTTTTCAACAGCTGGATGGAAAATATTTTTTGGTAAATAATGAAGATATAAAAATAGAAGCAAGTAATTTTATAAATGATAAAGAATTAAAAAAACTTAAATATTTAAAAAATATAAAATTAAGCATAAAAACAGTACATTCATCTAAGGGGCTGGAAGCTGATGAGGTAATCCTTATAGATGTAGATGATGATATAATTGGATTTCCAAATAAAATAACTGATGATAGTGTTCTTGGGTATGTTTTATCAAAAGCTGATAGTTTCCTATTTGGAGAAGAAAGAAGACTATTTTATGTAGCACTAACTAGAACAAGAAATAGATGTTTTATTTTGTTTGATGAAAAAACTCCTTCTTATTTTGTAAAAGAATTGTATGAAATTAAAAATAAAAATTTGGCTTTGTTAAAAGATAAAAAAATTTGTAAAAAATGTGGTTCTTATATGGTTAAAAGAATTAATTCAAAAACTAATGAAGAATTTTTTGGTTGTTTTCATTATCCAAAATGCAAGTATACAGAGTCTTCTAAATAGTAAATATATGTGAATTATAAAATAAAAGTATAAACTAAGAGAGTTAGTAGTTGAAAACTCTCTTTTTTAAAAATTTTATGGTAAAATAAAAGAAAACTTTTGGGAAGTGAAAAAGTGGAAAATATTTTACTAGAAGCATTGAAAACAAGTAGTATAGATTTTAATATAGATTCAGATGAGAAATATCAATATGAGTTAATAGCCAATGGAGAAGAAAAGATTGTTACAAGACTTAGAAAATACTTTGAGGATTGTGACGAATTTGTAATCTCTGTTGCTTTCATAACTATGGGAGGTATTTCTCTTTTTTTGGAAGAATTAAAAAATCTTGAAAATAAAGGAATTAAAGGGAAAATTTTAACGGGAGATTACTTGACTTTCACAGAGCCAAAAGCCTTAAAGAAACTTCTATCATACAAGAATATAGATTTAAAAGTTGCAACTAATAGAAAACATCATACTAAGGCATATTTCTTTAGAAAGGGAAATGTTTGGACTTTAATTGTAGGAAGTAGTAACTTAACTCAAGGAGCTTTGACTGTTAATTTTGAATGGAATATAAAGGTAAATTCTCTTGAGAATGGAAAGATCGTTAAATCAGTTTTAGAAACTTTCAATAAAGAATTTGATAATTTAAAA from Fusobacterium pseudoperiodonticum carries:
- a CDS encoding Fic family protein encodes the protein MKKIELYKSFLNSKRPIQKSILSRIENTLRNDFIYNTNAIEGNSLTRQETEVILEYGVTVKGKPLKDHLEVKGQEYAINFLNNIIKENEVLSPRLIKEFHSLILGPVDPEIAGQFKKFKNKIVGSTFETSDPIFVEEDLEKILKDYFSSTENAIEKIAKFHANFEKIHPFSDGNGRTGRLIMNFELMKAGYPICIIKNEDRLEYSNSLNEAQANNNYNEIIKFVEENLEKTFEFYFEHISNNWQEEFEVFCKGGNI
- a CDS encoding UvrD-helicase domain-containing protein → MILEGLAALFGLALLSGSDKEEKKKKLIKKEKKEIAQKMIGLLKIALEEKMEKRGEYFEKNLKEQYNNIKIKIDNLLKEKEKYKGLKFYINNFKYKKYISKFEKLKDDFKVFNEYFDIIEDYQEYVEKLNNLFLSEEELKILNQEYVEKELNKNKEFFSNIDEKSLDEQQRKAIVIDEDNNLIVAGAGSGKTLTISGKVKYLVEKKNIDPKDILLITFTKSAAKEMTERVNKVGIEVEATTFHSLGLKISGYLENKEYEVLAKSYKILSDKTIKNILSNSDETIDALLEYSSYYVKDNETILDEKFKTKSDYLYTLNDLYTLREKTKNNLYECILKFKALFYKKFKKTEGFSKEYCLNLLNTLPNTKMIIELFNELKRQYFNFNEKELNDIKVFLDTMKNEYKNPKDFFEYLFLNEKLKSYNGIEVKSQEERSISNFLFLNGIKFKYETLYKNGEYIKPENSYKTIRGYTPDFYLPEYDIYIEHFGVDSDMKAHQYTESENKNYEKAIKWKRETHKLNGTDLIETYSFYQKEGILNKKLEEELKKRGVKFNPLTKEEKKLLLMINSNDEEFSAFCKLVNTFLTLFKAKNLKKGDLLKFKDEAMKENFYTSRKHLLFFKMFEPLYDYYNEKLKENKQIDFNDMINKAIDNLNNNSIEIIKKNSLNYKYIIIDEFQDTSISKFKLVKSIRDKMKECKIFTVGDDWQSIYRFAGSDISIFTEFEKYFGKTEVSFIEKTYRNSQELIDVAQNFIMKNENQLKKNLKSDKSLANPLLLKKIDKKDKDKIVFDILKTIAKENLNKKREVLILARNKYSFQQLDGKYFLVNNEDIKIEASNFINDKELKKLKYLKNIKLSIKTVHSSKGLEADEVILIDVDDDIIGFPNKITDDSVLGYVLSKADSFLFGEERRLFYVALTRTRNRCFILFDEKTPSYFVKELYEIKNKNLALLKDKKICKKCGSYMVKRINSKTNEEFFGCFHYPKCKYTESSK